A window from Mycolicibacterium tokaiense encodes these proteins:
- a CDS encoding polysaccharide biosynthesis tyrosine autokinase, which yields MTVHDFAQVLRTRWKSICAITAIVILGAFAYTFIITPQYESTTRLFVSTTSDGTNSQTYDGGLFAERRVLSYTELLTGEVLAQRTIDKLGLDMSAADLQEEVEAEVPADTVLIDVTVLDSSATRARDIANTMADEFVVMAAELETPELGAAPNARVIVQQRAEISSTPVNAKTTRTLALAAVMGLLLGVVVAFLRDRLDNSVRSPAVLEKATGVGLLAGIPATKDADTLADAYRELRISLRFLHVADGPRVLVVTGADGSDGHTSVAVNLAQALAGAGHRTVLVDADLRHPAVTSSLGLPGSTGLSTVLAGEATLRDALQESSGLQVLAAGATAANPTDLIESTAAADLLEELSAQFDYVVVAAPSLPAADAALLASRSQGVLLVARYGRTTTKQLTDAVYRLERAGAPLLGTVLTMMPTKKR from the coding sequence TTGACTGTCCATGACTTCGCGCAGGTTCTGCGTACCCGGTGGAAGTCGATCTGTGCCATCACGGCCATCGTGATCCTCGGTGCCTTCGCCTATACCTTCATCATCACGCCGCAATACGAGTCGACGACACGGCTTTTCGTGTCCACCACCTCCGACGGCACCAACAGCCAGACCTACGACGGCGGACTGTTCGCCGAACGCCGTGTGCTGTCCTACACCGAATTGCTGACCGGTGAGGTGCTCGCGCAGCGCACCATCGACAAGCTCGGACTCGACATGAGCGCCGCTGACCTCCAGGAGGAGGTGGAAGCCGAGGTGCCCGCGGACACCGTGCTGATCGACGTCACGGTGCTGGACTCCTCAGCAACCCGGGCGCGCGACATCGCCAACACCATGGCCGACGAGTTCGTGGTCATGGCAGCGGAGTTGGAGACTCCCGAGTTGGGGGCGGCGCCCAACGCCAGGGTGATAGTGCAGCAACGAGCCGAGATCTCCAGCACGCCGGTGAATGCCAAGACCACGCGCACCCTGGCGCTGGCCGCGGTGATGGGTCTGCTGCTCGGCGTCGTGGTGGCTTTCCTGCGTGACCGGCTCGACAACTCGGTGCGCAGCCCGGCCGTCCTGGAGAAGGCGACCGGGGTCGGGCTGCTGGCCGGCATCCCGGCCACCAAGGACGCCGACACCCTCGCCGACGCCTACCGCGAACTCCGGATCAGCCTGCGCTTTCTCCACGTTGCCGACGGACCCCGGGTGCTCGTGGTGACCGGCGCCGACGGCAGTGACGGGCACACTTCCGTGGCGGTCAACCTGGCGCAGGCACTGGCCGGGGCCGGGCACCGCACGGTGCTCGTCGACGCCGACCTGCGCCACCCGGCGGTGACGTCGTCCTTGGGGCTGCCGGGATCAACCGGTCTGAGCACCGTGCTCGCGGGTGAGGCCACGCTGCGCGACGCCCTGCAGGAGTCGTCCGGGCTGCAGGTGCTTGCTGCCGGCGCAACCGCAGCCAATCCGACAGACCTCATCGAATCCACCGCTGCGGCCGACCTTCTGGAGGAGCTGAGCGCACAGTTCGACTACGTCGTGGTGGCAGCGCCCTCGCTGCCGGCCGCCGATGCCGCACTGTTGGCCTCGCGTTCGCAGGGCGTTCTGCTGGTCGCACGCTACGGCCGCACCACCACCAAGCAGCTGACCGACGCGGTGTACCGGCTCGAGCGCGCCGGTGCACCGCTGCTCGGCACGGTGCTGACGATGATGCCGACGAAGAAGCGGTGA